Below is a genomic region from Verrucomicrobiota bacterium.
GATTGCCGTGCGTGCTGCTCATCGGTGATTCGATTTCCATGGGCTACACGCCGCCCACGCGCGCGCTGCTCAAAGACAAGGCCAACGTGCATCGCCCGCCGAACAATTGCAGTTCGACCGGCTATGGGCTGACCATGCTCAATGCCTGGTTGGGGACGAATACATGGGATGTCATCCACTTTAACTTCGGCCTTCACGATGCCAAGTTGCCGCCCGAGGGTGTTCGCCACTCGCCCCCGGAAGTCTATGAGAAAAATCTGCGCGAGCTGGTGAAGCGGCTGAAGGCCACCGGGGCGAAACTGATCTGGGCCACCACCACCCCGGTACCGAACAGCGGCATTCTCGCCCCCAACCGTCGTTTTGGCAGTGTGGATCAGTACAATACCATCGCCAAAAAAGTCATGGACGAAAACGACGTGGCCATTGACGACCTGAATGCCGCCATTGCCCCGCACGTCGGCAAACTTCAAAATCCTGGCGATGTGCATTTTAACGGCGCAGGTTCGGAGTTGCTCGCGCAGCAGGTGGCGGCCAGCATCTTGGCGGCTCTGAAGGCCGGGGCGCCATGACTGCGGCACTCCCCAACGGCCAGCCCGCCATGGCGGGCGTATCAGATGTGTTGAACCCGAATTCCGAGGCTGCAGCGAGACCTCCGAGTGCGCCTTTGGATTTCGGGTTGATGGCACATCTGGAGCAATGGTGCCACCTCTGGCAGGTGCCTGACTTGCCGGCGCAGATCCATATCCTGTTCAGTCCGCGTTTGCATTGCGCCTTGGGCCGCTGTCGGCCACGGCAAGGCCGGATTACCCTTAGTGATATTCTGTTGCTGGAACCGAATCACAAACTTCTGGTGGAAACCCTTTGTCACGAAGCCGCGCATCTGGCCGCCTACCAAAAATTCGGCGCCCGGATCAAGCCGCATGGTCCGGAGTGGCGCCACCTGATGCAGGTCGCCGGTTACGCGCCGAATGTCACGGCCCGGCGTGAACATGTCTTTGGCCTGGAACAGCGTTTGGCGAAGATTCGGCGACGGTACGAATATCACTGTCCGCAGTGCAACATCACCCATTTGCGGCGATCCCAAAATCCTCGCCTGCGCTGTCGCGCCTGCTTTACCGCAGGTCGCAGCGGCCTGCTCCTTATCCGCCATCTTTTTTAACGATCAAAATCAAAGTATGAAACGACTGTTGGACTGCGTTCCTGGAACGCATCAGCGTTTTCCTTATAGTGCGGTGCGGAAAGTCGTTATGCGAAAAGTTGTTATTGCCAACCAGATTCCTTTTTGAAAGCCTAGCGCGCATATGAAACGACCTGCCTCAACCGGACAATGTGGTTCATGCGGTGGCACCTTCAACAAGGGCAGCATGACGCGGCACCTCACCGCTTGTTTCGCCAAAGCGGCTGCCGCACAGGCTGGCTCCAGCATCGAACCTCTCAAAGCCTTCCATATCATTGTGGAAGGCAGTTACCTTCCAGATTACTGGTTACATTTGGAAGTGCCCGCCGCCGCCAAACTGCAATCCCTCGATCAGTTTCTGCGCGCGATTTGGTTGGAATGTTGCGGCCATCTGAGCGCCTTTACCATTGACGGGGTCACCTATTCGTCATCTCCCAGTCCAGATTCCTTCTTTGGCGGCGCGAGAGATCAAAGCATGGCCAAGAAACTCTATGCGGTGTTGGCACCGGGCATGACCTTTGAGCATGAGTACGATTTTGGCAGCTCAACCAATCTCAAACTGAAGGTGGTAGGGGAATTGAAGCAAACTCACAATAGCAAGGACATTTCCATTCTGGCCCGCAATAATCCGCCTCAGATAAAATGTGAGACGTGCGGCAAGCCAGCCACCCTGGTTTGTTCGCAGTGCATTTATAACGCGGAGGCATGGTTTTGTGATGCCTGTGCTCCAAAGCATGAGTGCGGTGAGGAAATGATGCTTCCTGTAACCAACTCCCCGCGGGTCGGGGTCTGCGGTTATGCGGGGTGACATCGGACTTTTCATGGTTACTTGCCCTTGCGGGTAGCCAGGTAGTCCGCCAACGAGCGAAATTGAAGCGGCTTGCGGCGAGCCTGTTTGAGCCAAGCCACGTCATCCGCATCTTCCGCTCGTTCCAACAGCTCTTCGTAGTCCTTGATCGGCACGATAACAGACACAGGTCGGCCTTTGCGTGTCACGATTTCTGGTTCAGCCAATGTTGTTCTCATGCGGAAAAAATATCAGGCGATTGCTTTCAGGTAAAGTGACGTAAATGTTTGCATCAGGGCAAACGCATCTAAAGGTTTCGCCCCCGCACAGGAGCGTGCAGATGGCGATCACCAACAGATCCATGAGCGGGTGGTCCTTGGTGCGGTTGCCGCGCGGATCGGGCAACGTCTGGAAATGGGTGAGCAAGCTGTTCAGGCCGGCCGGTTGGACAGGAATAACATTGGTGTTTGACATAATATATAGTTAGATATATATCTTGGGCATGACCATACCGTCAACACCGAAATTGATTTTAAAACAACTGGCGCGCATCCAACGCATGGCGCGCGGAAAACTTTGCCTGATCCGCACCGGCCCCAGCGGTCCGTATTACAACCACCAGACTTGGGAACAGGGACGCAATGTGGTGCGGTATGTCCCGCGTGCCCAAGTGCCCGCGCTCCAGACCGCCATCGCGGGTTATCAAGACTACCTCAAACTCACCCAAGCCTATGCCGACCGGATCATTGCGCAGACCCGGGCCGCCCAGCCATCCCGCACCCCGCGCTCCCCAGACCGGCGGAAACCGCAACCGAAACGGCCGCGAATATCCAAGGCCAAGTAACGCCCAAGGCGTAAAATAATGGGAAAATCCCACTTATCGGGCAAATTTAGATGCGTTTGCCCTGACTTTTTCGCCTTGATCGAGGCACCTTTTTGGAGATTATCAGCACCCTGATAATAAACTGGCGACCGGAAACAATGAACGGGAAGGGCGGTTAAGAAGACTATTAGCAGCCATGCGTACGTTCCTTCCAATTCTTACGCTTTCGCTTCTGGTGTTCGGATGCCAGAAGCCAAGTCGAGCACCTTACGTTATTGAGTACCCTACACCCATCGTTAGAGCGGGACGCACGACGGAGGCTTTTGGCATTGAGACGCTCGGTGGAGTTTTCACACCTCTCATCAAAGTAGGCACGGCAGTTCCTTACTCACTTTCCGAGGTTTTCAGTACTGCCGCCGATGGGCAGTCACAGGTCATGGTCACGGCTTTTCGTGGCACGAATCAGATGGCTAGGAGCAATCTCGCTCTCGGACGGTTTCAGATTGTCGGTATTCCCGCAACGCCGCGTGGCACGCCGAAGGTCGAGTTTACATTCACTATCACAGAGCGGCAGATTTTGATTTCAGCGCGTGACTTGACAAGCAAGGATGACTTGGAAATTCGGACAGTGAGTGGAGAGACCAAACCGTGACGGC
It encodes:
- a CDS encoding SGNH/GDSL hydrolase family protein, producing the protein MNRRLFITLAGLLLASMAGLRAADPQQSKAAPAPAFAPVADVAGLPCVLLIGDSISMGYTPPTRALLKDKANVHRPPNNCSSTGYGLTMLNAWLGTNTWDVIHFNFGLHDAKLPPEGVRHSPPEVYEKNLRELVKRLKATGAKLIWATTTPVPNSGILAPNRRFGSVDQYNTIAKKVMDENDVAIDDLNAAIAPHVGKLQNPGDVHFNGAGSELLAQQVAASILAALKAGAP
- a CDS encoding type II toxin-antitoxin system prevent-host-death family antitoxin, with the protein product MRTTLAEPEIVTRKGRPVSVIVPIKDYEELLERAEDADDVAWLKQARRKPLQFRSLADYLATRKGK
- a CDS encoding transposase family protein, with the translated sequence MSNTNVIPVQPAGLNSLLTHFQTLPDPRGNRTKDHPLMDLLVIAICTLLCGGETFRCVCPDANIYVTLPESNRLIFFPHENNIG
- a CDS encoding SprT-like domain-containing protein, encoding MTAALPNGQPAMAGVSDVLNPNSEAAARPPSAPLDFGLMAHLEQWCHLWQVPDLPAQIHILFSPRLHCALGRCRPRQGRITLSDILLLEPNHKLLVETLCHEAAHLAAYQKFGARIKPHGPEWRHLMQVAGYAPNVTARREHVFGLEQRLAKIRRRYEYHCPQCNITHLRRSQNPRLRCRACFTAGRSGLLLIRHLF